gtaatttaaaaaaggGATAAACCTGTTGGAATGTAGATAGGGGGTGTAGGAGGAGTCTAAAACCAGCACAGGCACAGTGAATGCTAGGTGAACACGTCTCACTCCTCCCGGCTCCTGGCCATGAAGATCTTCACCTCCTGTTCTGGGAGGTCGGCCAACAGGGTAGTGTGGAAGGCCTGCTTGAAGTTGTCAGTGAACCGCAGGTCAGTCTGGAAGCGGATCTTATTGGCCCAGACCAGAGTTGTGCCCGGCAGGCAGAAGTGCTTCATGGTCACCAGCAGTTCATCCAGGAAGTCGTGGTGGTACACCACGTCGGCTGCCAGCACGTAGTCGTACCGGTAGATGGAGCGGGGGTATGACTGCTCCAGGTCCTGCTCCCAACAGAGCGCAGCCACCTGAGGGGTGTACTTGCAGTGCCCCCTAGTGTTTCGATTCAGGTTGCAGCACAAGTTACCAAGGATTTCCGGCAGGTCCGTGGCTGTCACCGAAGCCCCTGAGAGCCAAAGCGAATCCTCAAGTACTCAATACCCATAAATGCTCTGTTACCAtaacaacaaaaacatacaCAGTAATCTAATACAGAAAGCTACCCTAATTACCCTGAATATATCATTATCAGTAGTGACAGGAGAAATGAGGTATAATCACAGGCTCTATTTGACCGATTGGTCGGAACTAAAGAAGTCCCCAGATGTTGTTTAATTCTCAtttgtgtgtgcgagtgtgtgccctgcgatggactgtaCTGCCAAAAGTAATTTCTGCTCATCAACCCCGAACCAACAACTGCTCTGTTTCTTATAGTCTTGCCACTTTGTCTTTTTTGAGATCCTATTGAGCtatggtgctgggggggggggggggcaaggtaaTGGCTTGATGTAAACCTGCATGATGTACAGAGAAAAGTGATACTATGATACTTTACATACTATGTTATAGTGTACTGTGTTGTACTGTACTGTGTTGTACTGTaaatgtgggcagtggtggcttaatggttagggaagcgcacttgaaATTGAAAAATTGCAGATTCAAatcccgaccagcaaggcatcactgaggtaccctaagcaaggtaccgtccccaagtactgctccctgggcgctgaattagctgccccctgctatgtcacgacatcacatataggttaaatgcagagttcATTGTCCCACGGTCACCTCGTCTGATGATGCACATGTGTAAGGTGAACTGACAAAAAGGACTGAATTGAACCAAATTTAATAGAGGACTGGATGAAACCCTTTGAGGTCATACATGCCTGCATATTTCAAAGTTGAACTAAACTTCTCAATATAGGTAAGGTTCGATATTTTAATCTTTGAGGTAAGTTATGCTCTGCAGCACTTGTAACTACACTAATAAGCTCTCGTTTGAAATGCCAAAGATGAGGACAGGAAGGTGAGCTCACCAAGCAGGCATGCCACGATGGACACCAGGCCGGTCCCAGCACCAATCTCCAGCACTGTCTTGTCCAGGAGGTCAATCTGCTTGCGATTGTTATCGAGGAACTGACACAAAGCCAAAGCCTGCGGCCATATGGTTATCATTACGGTAGCTATTCCCAATCTGCTTCCAAATCAGTCAGCAGTGCCTCTGAACGCTTACAGGCAACCTGAATCCTAACTAATTACTGTTTCCTTCTCATACATAGACCCCTTGGACAAATTCCTGTACCAGGAATCTCACATCTAGTCTCCTGACTTCAGTGATTGTGCAGACTTTAATTCCAGTCTATTCTTTTAGTCTGTAAGATCTAATGAATAGTTCATAACATGTATTATTTATAACCACGTTTTAAAGTATTTGGTACAACAAGTATAACGTGGTACATATGTGCAGGGGTGTAAGacaacaaaatacaaatactCTCGTTGCTCTAattgagttgtttttttttcttcagaattTGCACTTAGTTTAAGACTGGTGTACTTTTACTTACGCATCAAGTGTTGTAACAGTACTTTTCCTCTGCTACTTCCCTATCTATAAATAGCTGTAAATATAGACAACATGATTGCCCTACGGAGCAGGCTGTGCCATAGCATACAAGCCCAAGCAAGCAGGTCCGAAAATGCTGCGCATGCATAGACGTGCGAGGTACCAATCGGGTAGGTGGTACGGACTGGGTATTGTACTGCGACTACAGGACCTGAGTGAACCATGGATGTTAGTCGCGTATGCTCCTGTGTTGAAAGCCAAATACAAAAGCAACTAAACCTAATTTAAGAATGACTAAAGCTAAAAACGAACTAAAAGCAAGccaaatacaaaaaagaaaattaatggTATATGTTCAGTTCCTGTGAGGGGCTAAATACAGACAATTTAATCGTGGCTGTCTTCGATATCTATAATGACATAAAGTCATCAGGTCGTCCACCCATAAATGATAcggtaaataataataattataatacaataataataaaagtagctACATATGGTACTCAAGTCTAGCTGTATGGTACTCAAAGGAAATGAACTTGTGaagccatgcaatgttttcGCAAGAATCACAGAGTAGTAGGCCAATGTGCGTTCGTCGTTATGAACCACTGTATTTCACTCAAatttttaatatacagtaataagctttatggcagtccgttcGTAAGTACGAGTTTTCTGTAAGCTGAATgttcttaacctggggactgcctgcgTTCTTTCCTCCTTGCAAATTGGGTTGCCAACATCGTCCCGTGTACTACAGGATGCAGCATGTTCCAATACGGAATCGTCCCATATTAAATAGGACAGCTGGCAACCCTACTTGCGAATGATAGATGGAGAATACAGGGTGGCCAACTTCAGTCAGCTGGCTGCAGTGAGATGTTCGAGacagacaagtctgcacacacatgcacacatatttacatgtatgaaacagatttattaccttgtaaatagtctgaaTGGCTTGCAAACTACCTCAATGCCTTTGAAAGTAGCTAAAGTtagatttataatggaataatacagatttgccgtaagatttcttgtgtgagcgtgacggtctgaaagcgtgagtctCACGGCAGATGCATGAGATTTGGCAGCCCTGAGAATAGATACTTAGTCGCACCGATTTAATTAAGAGGAGCGGTTGCAGAACTCACCGCTGGCCAAATAACGGCACCGAAAGAGTCCAGGGACTCATAGATGTCAATGGTGTATCCCACGAAGGAGTGACGCTCTTTGCTGATGGTGCAAAGCACGCTTGGGACCCACACACTCTTTTCCTTGGGGGCTGGATCCTCTTCCACTTCTGGCCCAGCTGGACATGGAAGGAAACATAGCAGGTAACAACAAGCCCCTACTGCTTTCAAATGACAAGATCACAACACGAGGAATTAGCATTACTGTACCAATGATCATGATACAACCATGCATAAAGAGCACATCAGATCATGCTTGTCTATTTAAACAACCCTAAAGTTGCTCAGCACAGTGGGTCTGTATCTTCTCCATTTGTTGATTAGAACATTTTATTGGACTATACGTTTTATCACCTATACATTTCCTGcaaatttcagattttttttattgtgtttgtgtttattaatgaatggatttccatgtttattttaattttttcattgACACAATAATAATCCACAATAAGTCCCTACCAGCCACTGCCAGGTTTAAATGAATACAGTCATCAGGATGGGTTATACCAGTCTGTTACTCACAAATATAATCCCACTCATCCTTGCTTCTCCATGATGGCTACCTTTACCTCAAAGTATACCTCACACAATTCCTAAGACACTACCTTTAGATCCAGCTTCATTCTCACAAATAGTGCAAAGTCATATCACTCATCTCTTGCCTTCATCTTTCATCTCTTCGTTCTTTTCCTCCGTTTCACTTGTATCTGTATCTTCTTCCCCCTGCACCTCCTGCTTTATCGAGCTGTCTGTCTCTTCTTGGCCACTCATTGCATGCAAGGTTTCCGTAACgaccagcacaccctgcaaggACAGTGGACGACTTTTAGCTGGGTCTGTGAAGTCTTGCCTTTGTCCTCATTCtttaattttctgtttattcCAACCTTAATCAGCCAAACAATTCTCAACTGAAGACTCCAGCACCTGTAGGGGTGGATTTGCCTTAGTCCATTTTAGTCTCTAAAACATGTAAAGACATATAAACACATGAATAACCTCTGAATCCCTGGGCAATCAGTCATGTGGACAGCTTTGCCAGAATTCCAAGGGAATGGGTCACGACTTTTTTTGAGACACTGGTGACAGGGGCAGTTTCAGGCAACCAACTGGTGGTACCTTCTATCTGTCCAAGAACTACCTTCCTTTGCCTCCTTCCCTCTCTCACTGGCTAAAGACTTCACTTAAACTCTACTTTACCTAGACTCTAATTCCCCAGAGCCCAGGATCCTAATATTGACTGAGGGGGGGGTGAACCTGAAGTAATCAGTCCAAAAAGTCATGGATATCCATGTCAAACCCGAGAAGCCATGCAACACCGCAGCACTCACTGCGCTCCCTGACTCTCTGAACTGATTTAATAGTTTTTTATGTTTAATACAACCTTACCAATCTACTAACCCCAATGCAGTGAACATTCCCTTGTTTGTAGGCAGCATAACCTGTATGATAATGCTGACCATACCTAACTGACCCCAGTTTAATGTCTTGACCTCCCTTTCCGATCCCCTACAAAGAGTCCCATCAGAATCTACCCCCCAGCAGACGTTGCATGCTGTGGCAGCGTCCATTCATGCAATAGCTGCGTCCACTGCACACCCATGATGCCCCTGCACACAACACCCCAGCCCCCGTTACCTGTGGAAACCCAGCCTCTTGGCACACCAGTGATGCAGTACTGATCTTGCATCCTGCTGCAGCTCCCTCCTGAGTTTATAGACCAACAGCATCCTCCCAGACCCTCCCTTCATCGCATCAGCTGTGCCTatatttagcattttgggcAAAGACACAAATTGCCACGACTATTTCAaatagagagagggagagccCGTACTCCAGTCCTTTCGGCAAACTACTCCACTCCAACCCCCACCATCCAGGCTTCACAAGGATGTATTTTTTCAGAGGGATAAACCAAGAGATAGAAGGAGGCTTGTATGCATGAGCAACAGAAAGCAAAAGCTTAAACTATGTATGACAGCATTAGAATGAAAAATGGAACCTACATTTTCATCAACAGAGCATGTTTGGATTTCTTCCATGTGTTTCCAGATCGGATCTTTGGCATCCCGAGCATCAGTTCGCGTTCCCGTGAGGTCCGGTTGCATTTTTTGGAATCTGCATCTG
This window of the Paramormyrops kingsleyae isolate MSU_618 chromosome 1, PKINGS_0.4, whole genome shotgun sequence genome carries:
- the mettl21ca gene encoding protein-lysine methyltransferase METTL21C isoform X1, encoding MKGGSGRMLLVYKLRRELQQDARSVLHHWCAKRLGFHRCWSLQLRIVWLIKGVLVVTETLHAMSGQEETDSSIKQEVQGEEDTDTSETEEKNEEMKDEAGPEVEEDPAPKEKSVWVPSVLCTISKERHSFVGYTIDIYESLDSFGAVIWPAALALCQFLDNNRKQIDLLDKTVLEIGAGTGLVSIVACLLGASVTATDLPEILGNLCCNLNRNTRGHCKYTPQVAALCWEQDLEQSYPRSIYRYDYVLAADVVYHHDFLDELLVTMKHFCLPGTTLVWANKIRFQTDLRFTDNFKQAFHTTLLADLPEQEVKIFMARSREE
- the mettl21ca gene encoding protein-lysine methyltransferase METTL21C isoform X2; the encoded protein is MSGQEETDSSIKQEVQGEEDTDTSETEEKNEEMKDEAGPEVEEDPAPKEKSVWVPSVLCTISKERHSFVGYTIDIYESLDSFGAVIWPAALALCQFLDNNRKQIDLLDKTVLEIGAGTGLVSIVACLLGASVTATDLPEILGNLCCNLNRNTRGHCKYTPQVAALCWEQDLEQSYPRSIYRYDYVLAADVVYHHDFLDELLVTMKHFCLPGTTLVWANKIRFQTDLRFTDNFKQAFHTTLLADLPEQEVKIFMARSREE